A window of the Callospermophilus lateralis isolate mCalLat2 chromosome 7, mCalLat2.hap1, whole genome shotgun sequence genome harbors these coding sequences:
- the Asb17 gene encoding ankyrin repeat and SOCS box protein 17 — MSKSKLCRKTSFPRSNIFCNLIDKIVKRPSLQFLGQWGYHCYEPRIYRTLAKILRYVDLDGFDILLTDYIAFVEKSGYRFELNFNLEFTEICVNTILYWVFARKGNPDFVELLLKKTKDYVQDRSCNLALIWRTFTPVYCPSPLSGITPLLYVAQTRQSNILKILLQYGILEREKNPLNIVLTILLYPSRVRIMVDHELIDIEEDAKTCLVLCSRVLSTISIREIETQLSLGRHPVISNWLEYIPSTRYKDPCELLHLCRITIRTQLLTNNMLPNGIFSLVIPVRLQSYLNLES; from the exons ATGAGTAAATCTAAATTATGTCGTAAGacttcttttccaagaagcaatatATTCTGCAATCTTATTGACAAAATTGTTAAGAGACCCTCCTTGCAGTTTTTGGGTCAATGGGGATATCACTGTTATGAACCTAGGATTTACAGAACACTGGCAAAAATTCTGAGGTATGTCGACTTGGATGGGTTTGACATACTACTCACAGATTATATTGCATTTGTGGAAAAATCAGGATACCGTTTTGAACTAAATTTTAACCTTGAATTTACTGAAATATGTGTGAATACAATTCTGTACTGGGTTTTTGCCAGAAAAGGTAATCCTGATTTTGTGGAATTGCTTCTTAAGAAGACAAAAGACTATGTTCAAGACCGAAGTTGTAACCTGGCACTGATATGGAG AACTTTCACACCAGTATACTGTCCAAGCCCACTAAGTGGCATCACACCTCTACTCTATGTAGCTCAGACAAGACAGTCTAACATCTTAAAAATACTCCTGCAATATGGAAtcctagaaagagaaaaaaaccctCTCAACATTGTCTTAACAATATTGCTGTACCCTTCAAGAGTGAGAATAATGGTTGACCATGAATTGATTGACATTGAGGAAGATGCCAAAACATGTTTAGTGTTATGTTCCAGAGTGCTTTCCACCATTTCAATCAGGGAAATAGAG ACACAACTGAGCTTAGGAAGACATCCAGTTATTTCAAATTGGTTGGAATACATTCCTTCAACAAGATACAAAGATCCATGTGAACTattacatctttgcagaataaccATCAGGACTCAACTACTAACCAACAATATGCTCCCAAATGGAATATTTTCACTCGTAATTCCTGTTCGTCTACAGAGCTACCTGAATTTAGAAAGCTAA